A genomic region of Elaeis guineensis isolate ETL-2024a chromosome 9, EG11, whole genome shotgun sequence contains the following coding sequences:
- the LOC105059152 gene encoding glucomannan 4-beta-mannosyltransferase 9 — METESSTALLPEAFQGARDDITEQMGLVWQQIKAPVIVPLLRLAVLLCLAMSVMLFVERVYMGVVILIVKLFGKRPEKRYKWEPMRDDLELGNSAYPMVLVQIPMYNEKEVYQLSIGAACGLSWPSDRIIIQVLDDSTDPVIKDLVELECQRWASKGINIKYEIRDNRNGYKAGALKEGMKHSYVKDCDYVAIFDADFQPEPDFLWRTIPFLVRNPELALVQARWKFVNSDECLMTRMQEMSLDYHFTVEQEVGSSTYAFFGFNGTAGVWRISAINEAGGWKDRTTVEDMDLAVRASLKGWKFLFLGDLKVKNELPSTLKAYRYQQHRWSCGPANLFRKMLLEIAKNKKVSLFKKVHVIYNFFLVRKIVAHIVTSVFYCMVIPATVLVPEVEIPKWGAVYIPSIITLLNAVGTPRSLHLLVFWILFENVMSLHRTKATFIGLLEAGRVNEWVVTEKLGDASKTKVAAKAARKPRIRIGDRLHLLELGVGAYLFFCGCYDVAFGKNHYFIYLFLQAIAFFIVGFGYVGTFVSHS, encoded by the exons ATGGAGACAGAATCGTCGACGGCGCTGCTCCCGGAGGCGTTCCAGGGGGCTCGGGACGACATCACGGAGCAGATGGGGCTGGTGTGGCAGCAGATCAAGGCTCCGGTCATCGTCCCGCTGCTCCGCCTCGCGGTGCTTCTCTGCCTGGCCATGTCGGTGATGCTGTTTGTGGAGAGGGTCTACATGGGCGTCGTCATTCTCATCGTCAAGCTCTTCGGGAAGCGCCCCGAGAAGCGCTACAAATGGGAACCAATGCGGGACGACCTCGAGCTCGGCAACTCCGCCTATCCCATGGTCCTCGTACAGATCCCCATGTACAACGAAAAAGAG GTATATCAGCTGTCAATCGGAGCGGCATGCGGGTTATCATGGCCGTCGGATCGGATCATAATCCAAGTGCTTGATGATTCCACCGATCCTGTTATTAAG GATCTGGTGGAGCTGGAGTGCCAGCGGTGGGCGAGCAAGGGGATCAACATCAAGTACGAGATCCGGGACAACCGGAACGGGTACAAGGCCGGGGCGCTCAAGGAGGGCATGAAGCACAGCTACGTCAAGGACTGCGACTACGTCGCCATCTTCGACGCCGACTTCCAGCCCGAGCCCGACTTCCTCTGGCGCACCATCCCTTTCCTCGTCCGCAACCCCGAACTAGCCCTCGTCCAGGCCCGCTGGAAGTTCG TGAATTCGGATGAGTGCTTGATGACAAGGATGCAGGAGATGTCCCTGGATTACCACTTCACTGTGGAGCAGGAAGTGGGATCCTCAACCTATGCTTTCTTTGGCTTCAACG GCACTGCTGGGGTGTGGCGGATATCAGCTATCAATGAAGCAGGAGGTTGGAAAGATCGAACCACAGTAGAAGACATGGACTTAGCTGTCCGAGCAAGCCTTAAAGGGTGGAAGTTCCTTTTCCTTGGAGATCTCAAG GTTAAAAATGAATTACCAAGTACTCTGAAGGCTTACCGTTATCAGCAGCACAGGTGGTCATGTGGACCAGCAAATTTATTCAGAAAAATGTTGCTGGAGATTGCAAAGAACAAG AAAGTATCTCTCTTCAAGAAGGTGCATGTGATCTACAATTTCTTCCTTGTCCGGAAGATTGTCGCTCATATTGTAACATCTGTGTTTTACTGTATGGTAATCCCTGCAACTGTTTTGGTCCCTGAGGTGGAGATACCAAAGTGGGGTGCAGTTTATATCCCCTCGATCATTACCCTTCTCAATGCTGTGGGAACTCCAAG GTCTCTTCATTTGCTCGTCTTTTGGATCCTTTTCGAGAATGTCATGTCATTGCACAGAACAAAAGCAACTTTCATCGGCCTGTTGGAAGCAGGGAGAGTGAATGAATGGGTGGTCACAGAGAAGCTAGGAGATGCTTCGAAAACAAAAGTGGCTGCCAAAGCAGCCAGGAAACCACGGATCAGGATAGGTGACAG ATTGCATCTGTTGGAGCTTGGTGTTGGGGCCTATCTCTTCTTCTGTGGGTGTTATGACGTGGCATTTGGAAAGAACCATTACTTCATATACCTCTTCCTCCAAGCAATTGCTTTCTTCATTGTTGGTTTTGGTTATGTCGGCACATTTGTCTCGCATTCCTAA
- the LOC140851622 gene encoding uncharacterized protein, producing MAKWAVKLDEFDIQYRPRSSMKAQVLADFVTECTIFDNKSKDTDDNTIKEATTLKPDLKSTWVLHIDGASNAQGSGAGLILTNFEGLVIEYALRFNFKVLNNQAEYEAFLIGLKIAKELEIYSLKVFTDAQLIVGQVKDEFEAHDSIMMKYLQKMKDFTASLKYFEIFHILRTENTRIDVLS from the coding sequence atggcaaagtgggcagtGAAGCTTGACGAGTTTGACATTCAATATCGCCCACGATCGTCTATGAAGGCGCAAGTCCTAGCCGATTTTGTTACCGAATGTACTATATTCGATAATAAATCAAAAGATACAGATGACAACACAATAAAAGAGGCTACCACTCTCAAACCTGACTTAAAGTCAACCTGGGTGCTgcacattgatggagcatctaatgcacaaggtaGTGGAGCTGGCCTCATACTCACGAATTTCGAAGGGTTAGTCATCGAGTACGCACTTCGGTTCAACTTTAAAGTCttaaataatcaagccgaatatgaagcattTTTGATCGGCTTGAAGATAGCCAAGGAGCTTGAGATTTAcagtttgaaggtcttcaccgatgCACAACTGATCGTTGGACAGGTCAAGGATGAATTTGAGGCCCACGActccattatgatgaagtaccttcagaagatGAAGGATTTTACTGCAagcttgaaatattttgagatctttcacattctCAGAACTGAAAATACTCGGATCGATGTACTTTCATGA